Proteins encoded within one genomic window of Rossellomorea vietnamensis:
- a CDS encoding ABC transporter permease, protein MLGLIHNEVMKIASKKRFAVVIAILIILVSMFTYAQYREIQEKIEKQGTLDWRVELQQEIVDRQNRLASSGIQDEARQFLELDLKQKQYYLDNNINPNYPGAPTFIRIFFSQGLTLVLPLLIIIIMADVVSGEYNDGTIKTLLSRPIKRWRILMAKWLTVLLYTSMLIAATVIVCYGISGIVLGYDGWTAPILTGFQASPSGEFSTTYIHTLPMWEYLLMSAGLAWVVTATVATISLMISVLVKNTATGIGAMMAVLIAGTLLSSIGSSWTSSKYLVNLNFDLINYLEGQAPPIEGMSLPFSLTVLAVWTVACLAVAFWNFTQKDIY, encoded by the coding sequence ATGCTGGGTCTGATTCATAATGAAGTCATGAAGATTGCCTCCAAAAAACGCTTTGCGGTTGTCATCGCGATTTTAATCATTCTCGTCTCTATGTTTACATATGCACAATACCGGGAGATACAAGAGAAGATTGAAAAGCAGGGTACGCTGGACTGGAGGGTAGAGCTGCAGCAGGAGATCGTCGACCGGCAAAACCGGCTCGCATCCAGTGGGATCCAGGATGAGGCCAGACAATTCCTTGAATTGGATTTGAAGCAAAAGCAATACTACCTGGACAACAACATCAATCCGAACTATCCCGGGGCACCTACATTCATTCGCATCTTCTTCTCCCAGGGACTCACACTCGTCCTGCCTTTACTCATTATCATCATTATGGCAGATGTTGTGAGTGGAGAATACAATGATGGGACCATCAAGACATTATTATCAAGACCGATTAAACGATGGAGGATCCTGATGGCCAAATGGCTGACGGTTTTGCTGTATACATCGATGCTGATCGCAGCTACGGTGATTGTCTGCTATGGGATTTCAGGGATCGTCCTCGGATATGATGGCTGGACGGCACCTATCCTGACGGGCTTTCAAGCTTCTCCATCGGGTGAATTTTCGACGACCTATATCCATACTCTCCCGATGTGGGAATATTTACTGATGTCAGCGGGTCTTGCGTGGGTTGTGACAGCGACTGTTGCAACGATTAGCCTGATGATTTCAGTGCTTGTGAAAAATACAGCAACCGGTATCGGGGCGATGATGGCTGTGTTGATTGCAGGCACCCTTTTATCTTCTATCGGTTCTAGCTGGACGAGCTCAAAGTATTTGGTGAACCTGAATTTTGATCTCATCAATTACCTGGAAGGTCAAGCTCCTCCAATAGAAGGGATGTCACTGCCGTTTTCATTAACCGTACTTGCAGTATGGACTGTCGCTTGCCTTGCCGTTGCGTTTTGGAATTTTACTCAGAAGGATATTTATTAA
- a CDS encoding GyrI-like domain-containing protein codes for MAELKSVGEVKLVGFRVVCPGDEYVVEIPKAAKQLKERAGEIHHALHPDQQIGAFIVEASSPEEDGYWIGLQVSEYGDISTDMITLTIPPHTYGTIFHQGPNHDIRQSYEQLHQWIHENGYTRSTKSWNLEIYQKENQPGDPSDVRVELYDAILMG; via the coding sequence ATGGCAGAATTGAAAAGTGTGGGAGAAGTGAAATTAGTGGGGTTCAGGGTCGTTTGCCCTGGTGACGAGTACGTGGTGGAAATCCCGAAAGCGGCGAAGCAGTTGAAAGAAAGAGCGGGTGAAATCCATCATGCCCTGCACCCTGATCAGCAGATCGGTGCCTTTATAGTAGAAGCATCATCCCCGGAGGAAGATGGTTACTGGATCGGGTTGCAGGTAAGTGAATATGGAGACATTTCAACAGACATGATCACCTTGACCATTCCGCCCCACACCTATGGCACGATTTTTCACCAGGGTCCCAATCATGACATCCGGCAGAGCTACGAGCAGCTGCACCAGTGGATTCATGAAAACGGGTATACCCGTTCCACCAAGAGTTGGAATCTAGAAATCTATCAAAAAGAAAACCAGCCTGGGGACCCTTCTGATGTGCGGGTGGAATTGTATGATGCCATTCTAATGGGGTGA
- a CDS encoding HIT family protein: MTNQETCPFCHPEKDKDQNIVFENESCYFLQHNKHQDVLEGSGVIVPRSHHANAFELTEKEWNDTYELLQKAKTYLDETFSPDGYTLGWNVGEVSNQFIFHCHLHVIPRYNDEPLAGKGVRYWLKQPENKRKKEASSLK, encoded by the coding sequence ATGACCAATCAAGAAACCTGTCCATTCTGCCATCCGGAAAAGGACAAAGACCAAAACATCGTATTCGAAAATGAATCCTGCTATTTCCTGCAGCATAACAAGCACCAGGATGTACTGGAGGGGTCCGGCGTGATTGTGCCGAGAAGTCATCACGCAAATGCTTTCGAGTTAACAGAGAAAGAATGGAACGATACATACGAATTATTACAAAAAGCAAAGACATATTTAGATGAAACGTTTTCACCAGACGGCTATACCCTTGGATGGAATGTCGGAGAGGTATCCAATCAGTTCATCTTCCACTGCCACCTGCACGTAATCCCGCGGTATAATGACGAACCGCTGGCTGGAAAAGGGGTACGGTACTGGTTAAAGCAACCTGAAAACAAGAGGAAGAAAGAGGCGTCAAGTTTGAAATAG
- a CDS encoding phosphotransferase, whose amino-acid sequence MSHEEKLTGGNVSTVYRSGNTVRRELKPESARIHKLLNHLEKKGFQHSPAFLGLDEKGREILSFIEGEAGNYPLKEYMWSDEVLSGIAEMLRHYHDAVSDFPIDDGWEPIDLTPEPFEVLCHNDFAIYNIIFNKQHPVGIIDFDVAGPGPRRWDIAYTLYTCVPLSRVRYSETGDAMHYDRERDAARIKERVKRFFESYGIDFGMEDLQMVLRRLEAICQTIHRKAREGDPAFQKMIKEGHVEHYQKDIAFVRENLNDWIEEA is encoded by the coding sequence ATGTCACATGAAGAAAAACTAACCGGCGGGAATGTCTCGACCGTCTACCGTTCTGGAAATACAGTCCGTCGGGAACTGAAGCCTGAGAGCGCCCGGATTCACAAGCTTCTGAACCATCTCGAAAAGAAAGGATTCCAGCACTCACCGGCGTTTCTCGGCCTCGATGAGAAAGGCAGGGAAATCTTATCGTTCATAGAAGGGGAAGCGGGGAATTATCCTTTAAAGGAATATATGTGGTCAGATGAGGTGCTTAGCGGTATCGCGGAGATGCTCAGGCACTATCATGACGCCGTGAGCGATTTCCCCATCGACGACGGCTGGGAACCGATCGATCTCACGCCAGAACCCTTTGAGGTGTTATGTCACAATGACTTCGCCATATACAACATCATTTTCAACAAACAACATCCTGTAGGAATCATCGATTTCGACGTGGCAGGACCCGGTCCAAGACGGTGGGACATTGCCTATACCCTGTACACCTGTGTACCCTTGAGCCGTGTCCGTTATTCAGAAACGGGTGACGCTATGCATTACGACCGGGAGCGGGATGCAGCGAGGATCAAAGAGCGGGTGAAACGGTTCTTTGAATCGTATGGTATTGATTTTGGAATGGAAGATCTTCAGATGGTCCTTCGTCGATTGGAAGCTATATGTCAAACCATCCACCGGAAAGCACGGGAAGGGGACCCTGCTTTTCAAAAGATGATAAAAGAAGGGCATGTGGAACATTACCAGAAGGATATCGCATTTGTCCGGGAAAACCTTAATGATTGGATAGAGGAGGCGTAA
- a CDS encoding PTS sugar transporter subunit IIB, whose translation MKKVLVVCGNGLGSSMIVEMNVKAALKDMGKEAEVSHTDLTTAKTEQADLFLGSEDIVESLEDGRKNVVKLKNLMDKNELRAALEQNI comes from the coding sequence ATGAAAAAAGTATTAGTGGTATGTGGAAACGGATTAGGAAGCAGCATGATCGTAGAAATGAACGTAAAAGCAGCATTGAAGGATATGGGGAAAGAAGCAGAAGTATCCCACACGGATTTGACAACAGCCAAGACGGAACAAGCGGATCTATTCCTCGGTTCTGAAGATATCGTCGAGAGCCTTGAAGATGGCCGTAAAAATGTAGTGAAATTGAAGAACCTGATGGACAAGAACGAACTTCGCGCAGCATTGGAACAAAATATCTAG
- a CDS encoding PTS ascorbate transporter subunit IIC has protein sequence MIDIIMKDILGTPAILVGLFALIGLLIQRKNSGDVVSGTLKTVMGFVILGAGANVLVQSLGQFSSMFNHAFEVDGVIPNNEAIVALAQESFGTETAMIMLFGMVVNILIARFSPFKYIFLTGHHTMFMACMIAVILTTGGFTGVPLIVLGSIILGALMVLSPAMLQPFTRKVTGSDDFAVGHFGSIGYLVSAMVGKAVGKGSKSTEEIKVPKSLGFLRDTSVSVSLTMVILFFVVAGAAGPAFVEGELSGGQNFLVFAFMQGITFAVGVYIILAGVRMLLGEIVPAFKGIADKVVPNAKPALDCPAIFPFAGNAVIIGFLFSFIAGLVSMLFLPLLGLKVIVPGLVPHFFTGAAAGVFGNATGGRRGAVIGSMANGIMISFLPALLLPVLSSLGFQGTTFGDADFGLVGIVLGNLVSLIESNMMVFVSIIVLLAVLFFISFKSKGTGEKEETEVA, from the coding sequence ATGATTGATATCATAATGAAGGATATACTCGGTACACCTGCAATCCTTGTCGGTCTATTCGCCTTAATCGGGCTCCTCATCCAGCGCAAGAATTCAGGGGATGTCGTGTCCGGAACCCTCAAAACGGTCATGGGCTTCGTCATCCTCGGGGCGGGTGCGAATGTACTCGTCCAGTCCCTTGGGCAGTTCAGCAGCATGTTCAACCACGCCTTCGAAGTCGACGGGGTCATCCCGAACAACGAAGCGATCGTGGCTCTTGCCCAGGAGAGCTTCGGTACGGAAACAGCGATGATCATGTTGTTCGGTATGGTGGTCAATATTCTGATTGCACGATTCAGTCCTTTTAAATACATTTTCTTAACCGGACATCATACCATGTTCATGGCCTGCATGATCGCCGTTATCCTGACGACCGGTGGATTCACGGGAGTACCGTTGATCGTTCTTGGTTCGATCATCCTTGGGGCATTGATGGTCCTGTCTCCAGCGATGCTTCAGCCGTTCACTCGCAAAGTCACGGGTTCAGATGATTTTGCCGTCGGTCACTTCGGATCGATCGGGTATTTAGTGTCAGCGATGGTCGGGAAAGCAGTTGGAAAAGGAAGCAAATCGACAGAAGAAATCAAAGTGCCAAAGTCACTCGGATTCCTTCGCGACACATCCGTTTCCGTTTCCCTGACGATGGTCATCCTGTTCTTCGTCGTAGCTGGCGCAGCCGGTCCAGCTTTCGTCGAAGGAGAATTAAGCGGAGGACAGAACTTCCTTGTTTTCGCCTTTATGCAAGGGATCACATTCGCTGTTGGTGTGTACATCATTTTAGCAGGGGTGCGCATGCTCCTTGGTGAAATCGTACCTGCCTTCAAAGGGATCGCGGACAAAGTCGTTCCGAATGCTAAACCCGCCCTTGATTGCCCGGCGATCTTCCCATTCGCAGGGAACGCCGTCATCATCGGATTTCTATTCAGCTTCATCGCCGGACTTGTGAGCATGCTTTTCCTTCCACTACTCGGATTGAAGGTCATCGTTCCGGGACTCGTCCCCCACTTCTTCACAGGGGCAGCAGCCGGCGTATTCGGTAACGCTACCGGCGGACGCCGCGGTGCCGTCATCGGTTCCATGGCGAACGGAATCATGATCAGCTTCCTGCCTGCCCTGTTATTACCGGTGTTAAGTTCACTCGGATTCCAGGGAACCACGTTTGGAGATGCAGACTTCGGATTGGTCGGCATCGTACTTGGTAACCTTGTCAGTCTGATCGAATCCAATATGATGGTATTCGTATCCATCATCGTTCTTCTTGCCGTCCTGTTCTTTATCAGCTTTAAGTCGAAAGGAACTGGGGAGAAGGAAGAAACAGAAGTAGCGTAA
- a CDS encoding RNA polymerase sigma factor, which yields MDKEDVYQEYADFIFRYLVTLTNDAQSAEELTQETFYQAIKSIGHFRENGKASFSTWLCSIAKNVWLKEVNRERKKHRLVESLSSEHTPVYNLEEQYIQNEDKVHFFQQAQQLSEKKRELLYLRLLGNLSFKDIGSILGETENWARVTFYRAKQQIRKGDQ from the coding sequence GTGGATAAGGAAGATGTTTATCAAGAATACGCAGATTTTATTTTTAGATACCTAGTAACCCTGACAAATGACGCTCAATCTGCCGAGGAGTTGACTCAAGAAACATTTTATCAGGCCATTAAGTCCATCGGTCATTTTCGGGAAAACGGAAAAGCCTCGTTTTCCACCTGGCTCTGTTCAATCGCCAAGAACGTTTGGCTGAAAGAAGTCAATCGTGAAAGGAAGAAGCACCGGTTAGTGGAATCACTAAGTAGTGAACACACTCCTGTTTACAATTTGGAAGAACAATATATTCAAAACGAAGACAAAGTCCATTTCTTTCAACAGGCTCAACAACTTAGCGAGAAAAAACGCGAACTCCTTTATCTCAGGTTATTGGGGAATTTATCGTTCAAAGACATCGGCTCGATATTGGGAGAAACAGAGAATTGGGCAAGAGTCACATTTTATCGTGCCAAACAACAAATAAGAAAGGGTGATCAATAA
- a CDS encoding ATP-binding protein, translating to MEFVLLVAISFIPVIISGSLLFYSTSTLSKALSIFLFLLCLWQIDIAFLYANDYFSPELIDHAFRLFRIGPILIMPVMYYFAYYLVERHDELRKYHMFFNKAVLLFLVGFSLIVYGINFTKIGVTSYALVPETAFAPSHFIPVYGMLNSTFIINVLLVFVHTFFLLGLTLKLHDAFFRLFYSKLVFGSFFVFLNGVISGFGVLPLYFSSFNSILVAILLFLGFFQMQSEQLNVANDSLVKQSNLLEEIMNINPNYLVVLDKENRIVKINHSICALLLISGEQMMGMTFSNFLKAHQLKITRGELQKLTRINGEVHYIQWGTTTLRYHDKELYTLFYGIDFTNQKQNEQLLLSTEKSKVIGELAASIAHEIRNPLTTVRGFIQLMKEKNVDSQYEGIMLEEIDRVNEVLRELLLLAKPEANDDGDLREEDMELNIHHEVNHVRILFDAVAAEQNKRIYMSSTLPSDTLVAFHESHFKQVLLNTIKNSLEAVEEKGKIKIKLDQTNECIRVRIIDNGKGISKKRLARIGEPYFTNKEKGTGIGLTICFKLMNDYNGEMSVKSKVGWGTTVTLLLPKKS from the coding sequence ATGGAGTTTGTTCTGTTAGTTGCCATTTCATTCATTCCTGTCATCATTTCAGGATCGCTATTATTCTATTCAACATCCACCTTAAGCAAAGCCCTATCCATATTTTTATTTCTATTATGTTTATGGCAGATTGATATTGCCTTTTTATATGCCAATGACTATTTTTCTCCAGAATTGATCGATCATGCGTTCAGGCTCTTCCGGATCGGCCCAATTCTGATCATGCCGGTCATGTATTATTTTGCGTACTATCTTGTAGAAAGGCATGATGAATTAAGGAAATATCACATGTTCTTTAATAAAGCGGTGCTCCTGTTCCTCGTTGGATTCAGTCTCATTGTATACGGGATAAACTTCACTAAGATCGGAGTCACCTCGTATGCGCTCGTTCCGGAAACGGCGTTCGCCCCTTCTCATTTCATTCCCGTGTATGGGATGCTTAACTCTACTTTCATCATTAATGTGTTATTGGTATTTGTTCACACGTTTTTCCTTCTTGGCCTTACATTAAAGCTACATGACGCCTTTTTCCGTCTTTTTTATTCCAAGCTTGTGTTTGGCTCCTTCTTTGTTTTCTTAAACGGGGTCATCAGCGGATTTGGTGTGCTGCCTTTATATTTCTCAAGCTTCAATTCCATCCTTGTCGCCATCCTCCTGTTTCTCGGCTTCTTCCAAATGCAATCGGAACAGCTGAATGTGGCGAATGACAGTCTCGTGAAACAAAGCAATCTGTTGGAAGAAATCATGAATATCAACCCAAACTATCTGGTTGTACTGGATAAAGAGAATCGGATCGTGAAGATCAATCATTCCATCTGTGCCTTATTGTTGATATCCGGAGAACAGATGATGGGCATGACATTTTCCAACTTCCTGAAGGCACATCAGTTGAAAATCACACGCGGTGAATTGCAGAAGCTGACCCGCATCAATGGTGAAGTCCACTATATCCAATGGGGCACCACGACCTTGCGCTATCATGACAAGGAACTGTACACCTTGTTTTATGGAATCGACTTCACCAATCAGAAACAGAATGAACAACTTCTCCTCTCCACTGAAAAAAGCAAGGTCATCGGGGAACTCGCCGCAAGCATTGCCCATGAAATCCGAAATCCACTGACGACGGTGAGGGGATTCATCCAACTTATGAAAGAAAAGAATGTGGACAGTCAGTATGAAGGAATCATGCTCGAAGAAATCGATCGGGTAAATGAAGTGTTGAGGGAGCTATTGCTGCTTGCAAAGCCCGAAGCGAATGACGATGGCGACCTCCGTGAAGAAGACATGGAGCTCAATATCCATCATGAAGTCAACCATGTCAGGATCCTGTTCGACGCTGTTGCGGCGGAGCAGAATAAAAGGATCTACATGTCGAGCACACTTCCGTCCGACACCCTGGTTGCCTTTCATGAATCTCACTTCAAACAGGTGCTCCTCAATACGATCAAGAACAGTCTTGAAGCCGTCGAGGAAAAAGGCAAGATTAAAATCAAGCTAGATCAGACAAATGAGTGTATCCGGGTCCGGATCATCGACAACGGGAAAGGCATTTCCAAGAAGCGCCTCGCCCGGATCGGGGAACCTTACTTCACCAATAAAGAAAAAGGGACCGGCATCGGCCTCACCATATGCTTCAAGCTCATGAATGACTACAACGGAGAAATGTCCGTGAAAAGTAAAGTAGGCTGGGGAACGACCGTCACGCTCCTCTTGCCGAAGAAAAGCTGA
- a CDS encoding PH domain-containing protein: MEVKVSRNNENLRIKWQLSQIDIPLSQIKDVLMDDTYGGEEKMAIRIGFPYGHTDRIVIKTHSETYILYTSNGGLKDKILSFMEAS; this comes from the coding sequence ATGGAAGTAAAGGTATCGAGGAACAATGAGAACCTGCGAATCAAATGGCAGTTAAGTCAAATTGACATTCCCCTTTCACAAATCAAAGATGTATTAATGGATGATACATATGGTGGCGAAGAGAAGATGGCCATCCGAATCGGATTTCCTTATGGACACACAGACAGAATCGTCATCAAGACCCATTCTGAAACGTATATTCTGTATACGAGCAATGGTGGATTGAAAGATAAGATTCTCTCATTCATGGAAGCGAGTTAG
- a CDS encoding zf-HC2 domain-containing protein produces MDHHVFKDLVPSYLEHLTSEETNKQMGVHMEQCKECREYVHDMREEWMSEHVHVQAKEDRNVDYFKKVRSKNRKKIFTIVASLLFLFLILMLSYYLLFVRMWIADANDVQTTIQKQGKTVTLTFTSKQDNHFLLPRKEQLNQDYIDWMIIYEKREDFSTPESLKNEINITYTFLDENTLLLDNGKEKKLTADDKISIQYKHHTKELSLIDLYHSDL; encoded by the coding sequence ATGGACCATCATGTGTTTAAAGATTTGGTTCCGAGCTATCTGGAACATTTAACGAGCGAAGAGACCAATAAGCAAATGGGCGTACATATGGAACAGTGCAAAGAATGTAGAGAATATGTACATGACATGCGAGAAGAATGGATGTCAGAACATGTGCATGTACAGGCAAAAGAGGATAGAAATGTGGACTACTTCAAAAAAGTACGATCAAAGAACAGAAAGAAAATATTCACGATTGTCGCCTCTCTCCTATTCCTTTTCCTCATTTTGATGCTTAGCTATTACCTGCTCTTCGTAAGAATGTGGATAGCAGATGCAAACGATGTTCAAACAACCATCCAAAAGCAAGGGAAAACGGTTACACTGACATTTACATCAAAACAAGACAACCACTTCTTGTTACCTAGAAAAGAACAGCTGAATCAAGACTATATAGACTGGATGATTATTTATGAGAAGCGCGAAGATTTTTCAACTCCAGAAAGCCTGAAGAATGAGATTAACATTACCTATACCTTCTTGGATGAAAACACTTTATTACTGGATAATGGGAAAGAGAAAAAACTGACAGCTGATGACAAAATATCGATCCAATACAAACACCACACGAAAGAACTATCCTTAATCGATTTATACCATTCTGACCTTTAA
- a CDS encoding YesK-like family protein: MLMLEGWLPIIMLFVISACLIVLIARFTRNHIVFSLSALLGLVCLSTILYSIFMVGGWDGMAIGFYAIAAFLGLAIGTAISPFVKKKDGVSG; the protein is encoded by the coding sequence ATGTTGATGTTAGAGGGATGGCTGCCAATCATCATGCTTTTTGTCATTTCAGCATGTCTGATTGTTTTGATCGCCAGGTTTACCCGTAATCATATCGTATTCAGTTTGTCTGCACTATTGGGCTTGGTCTGTCTCAGTACCATTCTATACAGTATCTTCATGGTCGGAGGCTGGGACGGGATGGCCATCGGTTTCTATGCCATTGCTGCGTTTCTTGGTCTAGCGATCGGAACGGCTATCAGCCCGTTCGTTAAGAAAAAGGATGGGGTGAGTGGATGA
- a CDS encoding BglG family transcription antiterminator, whose product MVLDKRRAHLLSIIQHSPDPVPTKELVARMNLSQRTIYYDLDQINSWLRTEGLEPIESQHGKGLFLPPDSKSKLMISKDQSFEDWQYQLSKEEREVLIKASILLEEQDASMQRFMDLTSMSRGTIAKVIKDIKKEFREAGLQLYYKKGSGYRLKGPEEAKRTMLSTILATIFSHHDWQNVRNEVHKMIQPEADTWSQETEQRRLVREILYEAEKELGLTLTDEMVEILSLQILMIMKRIELQKYISVPDEEKEVLRQTEAYRAALHITNKLDVAFPDDEVCFITMNLLGSKVQQDNFNRYTEQELSGLKEVVQRMIHDFQLYSCVVFDDKQGLEENLISHIKPTFYRLKYGLSIANDLADSIQTTYPDIFHLTKRVMRHLELYVGKAVPDEEAAYITLHFGGWLTKEKKKVETKFKALIVCENGIGTSNMLRTQLENLIAGLNVITTLSMRDYRTNEYEADIIFSTNYIKEKDIPVIHVPAILTNSEKERVMQRMNELFDSKPSEKNRTELLMDVIKRHATIHEEAALKRELVQLLEQTTPTIKELRKPMLNELLTEQTIQLKDRVTDWEEAIKVASQPLVDQQAIRPDYVEAMITNVKELGPYIVIAPNIAIPHARPETGVEQLGMSFLRLEEPVYFSEKEKHRAQLIIVLAAIDNQTHLKALSQLTELLSNEGNVEKLIVANDQETVIELINQTVEV is encoded by the coding sequence ATGGTATTGGATAAAAGACGTGCACACTTATTATCCATCATTCAGCATTCGCCCGATCCGGTCCCGACGAAGGAACTGGTTGCCAGAATGAACCTGTCCCAAAGGACCATTTATTACGATCTTGATCAGATCAACAGCTGGCTGAGGACGGAAGGCTTGGAACCGATTGAAAGTCAGCATGGAAAAGGGTTGTTTTTGCCCCCTGATTCGAAATCGAAGTTGATGATTTCGAAGGATCAGAGTTTTGAAGATTGGCAGTATCAGTTATCGAAAGAAGAACGCGAAGTCCTCATTAAAGCCTCGATCCTCTTGGAGGAACAGGATGCGTCGATGCAGCGGTTCATGGATCTTACGAGCATGAGCCGGGGAACGATCGCGAAGGTGATTAAAGACATCAAGAAGGAATTTCGTGAAGCAGGACTCCAACTTTATTACAAAAAAGGATCAGGCTACCGGTTGAAGGGTCCCGAAGAGGCAAAGCGAACGATGCTTTCCACGATCCTCGCCACCATCTTCTCGCACCACGATTGGCAGAATGTCCGGAATGAGGTTCACAAGATGATCCAGCCGGAAGCCGATACGTGGTCACAGGAAACCGAGCAAAGACGCCTGGTGAGGGAAATTCTTTATGAAGCGGAAAAGGAATTGGGATTGACGCTGACGGATGAAATGGTCGAGATCCTGTCGCTTCAGATCCTGATGATCATGAAGCGGATAGAACTGCAAAAGTATATCTCGGTGCCTGACGAGGAGAAAGAAGTCTTGAGGCAGACGGAAGCCTACCGGGCAGCCCTTCATATCACAAATAAGCTGGACGTCGCTTTTCCGGATGATGAGGTTTGCTTCATCACGATGAACCTGCTCGGATCGAAAGTCCAGCAGGATAATTTCAACCGCTATACGGAACAGGAATTGTCAGGGCTGAAGGAAGTCGTTCAACGGATGATCCATGATTTCCAGCTTTACTCCTGTGTTGTATTCGATGACAAACAGGGACTGGAGGAAAACCTGATCTCCCATATCAAACCGACGTTTTACCGGCTCAAGTACGGGCTCTCGATTGCGAATGATCTGGCTGACAGCATTCAAACGACGTACCCTGACATCTTTCACCTGACAAAGCGGGTGATGAGACATCTGGAACTCTATGTCGGAAAAGCGGTACCCGATGAAGAGGCAGCCTATATCACCCTGCATTTCGGAGGATGGTTGACGAAAGAGAAGAAAAAGGTCGAGACGAAGTTCAAAGCCCTGATCGTCTGTGAAAACGGGATCGGGACATCCAATATGCTCCGGACCCAGCTCGAGAATCTGATTGCCGGGCTCAATGTCATCACGACGCTCTCCATGAGGGACTATCGAACGAACGAGTATGAGGCGGATATTATTTTTTCTACCAACTATATAAAAGAAAAAGACATTCCCGTCATCCATGTGCCCGCCATTCTGACGAATTCGGAAAAGGAACGGGTCATGCAGCGGATGAATGAGCTTTTCGACTCGAAGCCGTCCGAAAAGAACCGGACCGAACTTCTGATGGATGTGATCAAGCGTCACGCGACCATCCATGAAGAAGCCGCATTAAAAAGAGAACTGGTCCAGCTTTTAGAACAAACTACTCCCACGATAAAGGAGCTCAGAAAGCCTATGCTTAATGAATTACTGACAGAACAGACGATCCAGCTGAAAGACCGTGTCACGGATTGGGAGGAAGCCATCAAGGTGGCAAGCCAGCCCCTTGTCGACCAACAAGCGATCCGACCGGATTACGTGGAGGCGATGATCACGAACGTGAAGGAATTGGGTCCTTATATCGTCATCGCACCGAATATCGCAATCCCCCACGCACGTCCTGAAACAGGAGTCGAACAGCTGGGGATGAGCTTCCTGCGACTCGAGGAACCGGTTTATTTTTCCGAAAAAGAAAAGCATCGCGCTCAGCTCATCATTGTGCTTGCGGCAATCGATAATCAAACGCACTTAAAGGCACTCTCACAGCTTACAGAACTATTATCAAATGAAGGCAATGTAGAAAAGTTGATCGTAGCAAACGATCAAGAAACCGTCATTGAATTAATCAATCAAACTGTAGAAGTATAA